The window ATTTACAATAATGCAATCAGTGCGTCTCAAAGTTGTGAAGGGCTGTCGCTTGGAACTCCGACATGCCAGGAGACAACTGACCATGAAGATGGAATTGTTCAGACTGAGACAAAGTCATTGGATGTAAAAGGGTATCCAGTTTCTATTCCTACGACGGATATCGATATTAACGATTGTCTTGATGACAACTTGGTTGATCCCGCAGAAAAAACCAACGAAAAACTGGACGTATCTCTTTCTGCTACTCCGGAAAATCCGATTAATGATTCTAGCGGAGATCAAATGGGAGATATGCTATCGGTGAACTCCATAGTCACCAATTCATCCCAAAACTATTCCCAATTGCATTATGATTGGAAAATAAGTGCTGGAAAAAATATTTCTGGAAGTTTCCAAAACATATCCAACGAATTAGATCGAGACAAACTATTGGAAGGAAAGTTGACAGGAATAAATAATCCAAATATTAACATCAGGTTGAATCTAGGAGATGCTTATGCGTCATATTTTCAAAATGAAGAAATTGGATATTTAAAAATAGAGCTTACAGTTAAGCAAGCAGATCAGGGAAAAAACAGAACAGGTAAAAGCGAGGTAATTGTAAAGGTTAATTCTACTGATAAGCGAATAAAAGCCTATCTTACCACAAGCAGTGATGGGGAAACTTTAGACAAAAAAGATTTGATATGCAATGGCGTTGCTTCTGCTACTACGTATGAAAAGCTTTCCTCCTACATTTGTCCGGTGGTAAAAAATCAAATTTTGAGATTAGAAGTGAATAATGATGAAATGAGCGATTTCTCTTGGATGGTTAATGGAACTTCTTTTTCTTGCGATAAAGATCTTGTCAAAGGAGCTGAATGCGACAATGGGAATGTCATATTTTTACCGATAATTGGGAATGAAGGAGATACCCTTGATGTTAAAGTAGGAGCTAAAAGAATAACTGTAAATGAAAAAGATCCTGGAAATGGGAAAAGTCTTGAACTTACAAAATCTTTTCAAATCGTAAAACCTTATGTAAAAATAATTTCTGGAGATGAAAATGTTTTTTGGCCAAAAGCTTTGGGTAGTTATAATAATTTAGATGGAGAAATGTTTACTGATTTTAGCGATTCGGAGTTTGAAACTTATAGCGGAGTCGATGCCTTGCTTGATGTTAAATTCCATCCGGATTGGCTGGAAAAAACCGGAATTATAAGCGCTAACTGGACATTGGACGGCGAAGATAAAACAGATGCATCAAATCCCAAAGAAATAAAGTTTAGCGTTTTAAAGGACGTTGGAGAATCGTATAATGCAGAATTTTATTCTTTTTACGCTCCTTCCAATGAAATAAGAAAAGTTCTAAAAAATTATTGGGGAATTGCTCAGGAAGAAAGCGGAGGGAAAACGCTTGCTACTTCAATAACAGCCGAGGTTATTAATGGGGATGATTTTCTGGAAACAACCGTTTTGAAGAACTCCGGAAAATTTTTAGCCAGCATAATTTCTAATTTGCCTGGGCAGACGATTTTTCTTATTCGGATGGCTCTCATTGTTTTTGTAATGATTTTAATTTCTGGACTCGCGATGAATTTGTCTCCGAATTTTTATAAAAATAGAAAATGAACAAAAATAAAAATAAATTTTTTCTCCTGTTTCTTTTTCTTATCATAGGAACTTTCTTTTTCTACCGCGCAATTAATGCTGTCGGACCATATGACTACACTGCGCTTGAACCAATTCCGGGAACTGCAAATACCGGAGCCGATCTCAAACTTTACATCGAAGCAATATACAAATTTGCCATTTGGACTGTCGGAATTGCGGCTGTCTTGATGCTGACCATCGGAGGATTTATGTATATGGTTAGCGCCGGAAACACTTCCAAGATGGACACAGCCAAAAAAATAGTAACCGATGCCATCTTGGGGCTCATCATTGCCCTAGGCGCTTATCTCATCCTTTATGTTATTAATCCTGATTTGGTAAAAATTACGATAACGATGAAATCGCTGGGAACAACAACTACAACCCCGGGAGTAAGTACAGGAAGCGGAACGAGTGAAACGGGTACAGGCGGAACGGGAACGTGCATTCTAGTGTCAACCGGAGCGTGTACGGTAGAAAATTTAAAAACAACCTGTTTCAGTTCAAAACCAGAGACATGGTCAAAAATATGCAATAAGGAAAGTAGGGGTCTCTTAACTTTCGCTAGTCAAACTGATTTATGTGCTGATGGCAAATCTTGGTCAATAGGACTTTTTCAAATTAATATGATAACTAGCGCTGGATCAGTTAGCGAGTGCGATAGCAGTAAAATTTTTGAAACTGCTACAGGATCCGGCAGTTTAATGGGGTGTATGAAACGAGTAACGAATAGCAAAGGGTTATCATATTGTTCTCAGCGCAATTGTAAGGTCAAAAATCAAACCGCATACAATAACTGTAGAAATTCATTAGAAAAATCAGAAGTTAATATACAAGCTGCTTGCAAATTATCTTCGAATGGGACTAAATTCAGTCCATGGACAAATTCAGCCAAAATTTGTGGAACTAATTAATTCTATATCATTATGAAAAAAGTATTAATTGTTATATCAATTTCCGTTTTAATTCCTGTTTTACTTTTTGTTTTTTTATTTCTAAAAAATAAAAAAAATACTGTTGTTGAAGAAGAAACAGCCGTTTTCTCCGAAAACAATCAGTTGCCCATTGCTGATTATCGAAAAACAGCCGAAAGAATAATTGATGATAAGAACGCAATAATAAAGAGCGACGATAGCTATGAGATCAACGGTTCTTATTATAATAATAAAAATAGCTTTATGATTTTTATTAAAAACTCTGATTTGGAAGGAACAAGGGAAAAAGCAGAAGCGTATCTCGTAACAACTTTAGGGATAACAAAAGATAAAGCTTGCCTGCTCGACGTAGCTGTCGTTGTCTCTCCTGATGTTGATGAAAATTTAACTGGCAATTATGGCTTAAGTTTTTGTCCGAATGCAAAGCCTTTTAAATAAAATTTTCCATGTCTATTTCTAAAAAAATATTCATAATCTCTTCAGTTCTGCTGGCCTCAGTTCTTTTTTTCATGGGAATTTATAATGTTTCTTTTAAGGAAAAAACTTCCGCTATAAATACAAATATCTTGGCAAAAGAA of the Parcubacteria group bacterium genome contains:
- a CDS encoding pilin, producing MNKNKNKFFLLFLFLIIGTFFFYRAINAVGPYDYTALEPIPGTANTGADLKLYIEAIYKFAIWTVGIAAVLMLTIGGFMYMVSAGNTSKMDTAKKIVTDAILGLIIALGAYLILYVINPDLVKITITMKSLGTTTTTPGVSTGSGTSETGTGGTGTCILVSTGACTVENLKTTCFSSKPETWSKICNKESRGLLTFASQTDLCADGKSWSIGLFQINMITSAGSVSECDSSKIFETATGSGSLMGCMKRVTNSKGLSYCSQRNCKVKNQTAYNNCRNSLEKSEVNIQAACKLSSNGTKFSPWTNSAKICGTN